Proteins encoded in a region of the Phaenicophaeus curvirostris isolate KB17595 chromosome 1, BPBGC_Pcur_1.0, whole genome shotgun sequence genome:
- the LMOD2 gene encoding leiomodin-2, producing MSTFGYRRELSKYEDIDEDELLASLTEEELKELERELEDIEPDRNLPVGQRQKSLTEKTPTGTFSREALMAYWERETKKLLEKERLGACDKDSEQEDGNSEDIQEECFTESNSEVSEEAYTEEDDDEEEEDNEEDEDDSDDEEEEKQNAAAGESPEDGRSSDHIRHKKCNGTKDSENLLNGHDGKDIDNLSSKSSAIHPCGNPTVIEDALEKVRSNDPDTTEVNLNNIENITSQMLIQFSQALRDNTVVKSFSLANTHADDNVAIAIAGMLKVNQHITSLNIESNFITGKGVLAIMRALQNNKVLTELRFHNQRHIMGSQVEMDIVKLLKENTTLVKLGYHFDLPGPRMSMTSILTRNMDKQRQKRMQEQRQQESGCDGAINAKTRVLQKGTPWSSPYASPKSSPWSSPKLPKKAPPVKSQPPAPAPPPPPPPPPPPPPPPPPPVIPEKKVPTRNIAEVIKEQERSKKALQNGQKKKKGKKSKNHENSILKEIKDSLKSVSDRKSEEGSRPSTRPSTPQRSLHDNLMEAIRASSIKQLRRVEVPEALR from the exons ATGTCTACCTTTGGCTACAGAAGAGAGCTCAGTAAATATGAAGATATTGATGAGGATGAGCTCCTCGCTTCTCTCACTGAAGAGGAGCTGAAAGAGCTTGAGCGGGAGCTGGAGGACATAGAGCCTGACCGTAACCTTCCAGTGGGACAACGGCAGAAGAGCCTGACAGAGAAAACACCGACTGGGACTTTCAGCAGGGAAGCACTGATGGCCTATTGGGAGAGGGAGACCAAGAAACTCTTAGAAAAAGAGAGATTGGGAGCATGTGACAAG GATTCAGAGCAAGAAGATGGCAATTCAGAAGACATTCAAGAagaatgtttcacagaaagcaaTAGTGAAGTGTCTGAGGAAGCATATACCGAAGAGGATgatgatgaagaagaagaagataatgaggaagatgaagatgacagtgatgatgaggaagaggaaaagcaaaatgctgctgctggtgaAAGCCCTGAGGACGGCAGAAGTTCTGACCACATTAGacataaaaaatgtaatggCACAAAGGATAGTGAAAACTTACTCAATGGCCATGATGGAAAAGACATCGATAATCTGAGCTCAAAAAGCAGTGCCATCCACCCTTGTGGAAATCCAACAGTTATTGAGGATGCTTTGGAAAAAGTTAGGAGCAATGACCCTGACACCACAGAGGTCAATCTAAACAACATTGAAAACATCACTTCACAGATGCTTATACAATTTTCTCAAGCCTTGAGGGACAACACAGTAGTTAAGTCATTCAGCTTGGCTAACACACATGCTGATGACAACGTTGCAATAGCTATTGCTGGTATGTTAAAGGTAAATCAGCACATAACTAGTCTGAATATTGAGTCAAATTTTATCACAGGCAAGGGAGTGCTGGCTATCATGAGAGCTTTGCAGAATAACAAGGTTCTAACAGAACTGCGGTTCCACAATCAAAGGCACATCATGGGCAGCCAGGTAGAAATGGACATAGTTAAACTGTTGAAAGAGAACACCACTCTGGTCAAGCTTGGATACCACTTTGACCTTCCTGGCCCAAGAATGAGCATGACAAGTATCCTAACAAGAAATATGgataaacaaaggcaaaagcGTATGCAGGAGCAGCGTCAACAAGAGTCTGGTTGTGATGGAGCCATCAATGCAAAGACCAGAGTCTTGCAGAAAGGGACACCATGGTCCTCCCCCTATGCATCACCTAAGAGCTCACCTTGGTCCTCTCCAAAGCTTCCTAAAAAAGCGCCACCAGTGAAAAGtcagcctccagctcctgcacccccacctcctccaccacccccacctccacctccacctcctcctcctcccccagttATTCCAGAGAAGAAGGTACCAACCAGGAATATAGCTGAAGTCATCAAAGAGCAAGAAAGGTCaaaaaaagctttacagaatggacagaaaaagaaaaaagggaaaaaaagcaaaaaccatgAGAACAgcatattaaaagaaattaaagattcTCTAAAATCAGTCTCAGACAGAAAATCAGAGGAAGGTTCACGACCCTCCACCCGTCCCTCTACCCCACAAAGGTCTCTCCATGACAACCTTATGGAAGCAATTCGGGCAAGCAGCATAAAACAATTAAGGCGG GTGGAGGTACCAGAAGCCCTGCGGTGA